DNA sequence from the Thermodesulfobacteriota bacterium genome:
TCCCATATTGGTGATCGTCGCCCGCTCCGGGACCGAGAGGCTCTTTATCCCCTCGCCCCCGTACTCTATGACCTTCCCGACGCCGCCCTTTACCGAAAGTCTCCTTAAGAGCTCGAGTATAACGTCCTTGCCCGAGACCCACGGTTTCAGCTTCCCCTTCAGGTTAACGAGCACCACCTTGGGGTAGTTGAGGTTAAACGCCCCCCCTCCCATTGCCACGGCCACGTCGAGTCCGCCCGCGCCCATGGCCATCATGCCTACACCGCCGCAGGTGGGGGTGTGGCTGTCCGAGCCGAGGAGCGTCTGCCCCGGCACGCCGAACCGTTCGAGGTGCACCTGGTGGCAGATGCCGTTGCCGGGCCGTGAAAAGTATATGCCGTACTTGGCGGCCAGGGTCTGAAGGAACTTGTGGTCGTCCGCGTTCTCAAAACCCCCGTACTGGAGCGTGTTATGGTCGATGTAGCTGACCGAGAGCTTCGTCTTTACCCTGTCCACTCCCATGGCCTCGAACTGAAGGTAGGCCATGGTGCCGGTGGCGTCCTGGGTGAGCGTCTGGTCGATACGGATGCCGATCTCGCTCCCGGCCACGGACTCTCCCGAGACCAGATGGTTCTCGATTATCTTCTGCGTAACGTTTTTTCCCTTTCCCACTTAGGTTCCTCCTTTTTATTGGACGTAAGCTTTAATTATAACCTGAAAAAGCCCCGCTTTCCACAGGCGCGAGGCAATAAAGGGTACATGAAAAAAATCCCGTTGTCAACTCCCGCTAATGTCCAATTCGCCCACGAGGATACTCGGCGCGCCGACCGAGCCTATGAAGCGGAGGTCGCTCCCCACGGCCTCGACCTTCTTGAGGAGTTCCATGAGGTTCCCGGCAACGGCCATGCCCCTTACCGGGTTTGTCCTGACCCCGCCCTCGACCTTAAAACCCGCGGCCCCGAGAGAAAAATCCCCGCTTACCGGGTCTATGGTGTGCACACCCATGAACTCGGTTATGAAAAAGCCCTTATCCATCTTTTTAAAGAGTTCCGTCAACTCCCCGCCCTCCCCTTTTTCTATATATACGTTGGAGGTGCCGATCGTGGGCATGCCCTTAAAACCACTCCTTCTGGCGTTGCCCGTGGAGATATCCCCTTTCCTCGCCGCCCAGTAGGTGTCGTAGAGGAACGCCCGACAGACCCCCTGGCTAAGGAGCGGGGTCTTTTGCCTCGGCACGCCCTCGCAGTCGAAGGCCGAGGAAGACCAGCCGCCGGGGAGCAGCCCGTCGTCCCATAGGTTCAGAAGAGGCGAGGCCACGATTTTATCCAGCTTCCCGGCGAGCATGGACTTTCCCTTTATAACGTTATCGGCGAGAAACGAGCCGAGGAGCGCGCCGAGGAGGTCCATCACGACGGTATTTTCGAGCACCACCGGGGCTTTTCCGGTCTCGGCCTTCCCGGCGCCGAGGAGTTCCACGGCCCTCCGGGCGGCCTCCCGGCCCACAAGCGAGGCCTCAACGTCCTCCTTCCCGTGGCCCATGCCTATCTCGAAACCCATCTGAGAATCCCCGTTAGAGCCCGCGACGGCCATGACCGAGCCCGAGAAGAACGTTGCCGTATGGCTCACGTCCACGCCGCTGGAGTTGACGGTCCTCGCGCTGCTTATCGACTCGCTGTAGCTCGCCTTCCTTACCCTCTGTATCCTCTTGTCGAACCCCCTTGCGCTTTCTTCTATGAGGATGGCGGTCTTGAACTTTTCCTCCTCGGATATGGTCTCTATAGCCGGGTCGAGAAGGCCACAGGGCGTCTCGGCCGGCTGTGGGCCCGGGAGGCATAGGAACTTGTCCTCCGAAGCCGCGCGGCTTCCCGCAGCGGCGTCATCGACCATGGCCGAGAGCGCGTCCCCGGTAAGCACGCTCGAAAACCCGAAGCCCGGCCTTCCGCCGGCGATAGTCCTAAGGCCCACGCCCGCGCTCGAACGTACCTTAAGGGAGTCTATGGCCCCGTCCCTGGCCTCGGCCACGAGCCCGCTGCCGACGGAAACGTATATCTCGTAGGCGTCGACCCTGCCGGAGAGTTTTTCCTTCAGGATATCGACCGCCCGCTCCGCGCCGGTTTCTTTAAGTATATCTCTACCCATAAGCTACAACTCTATTATGACGGCGTTCTCGTCGCAGTTGGGGAACTTGACGCATTTAACGCAGTCGCCCCATATCTTCTGCGGCAGGACGTCCTTGTCTATGGAACGGAACTTGAGCTTTTCGAAGAAGGCCGGAGCGTAGGTGAGCGCGAATATCTTCTTGAGCCCCAGGGTCCGGG
Encoded proteins:
- a CDS encoding aconitase family protein, with the protein product MGKGKNVTQKIIENHLVSGESVAGSEIGIRIDQTLTQDATGTMAYLQFEAMGVDRVKTKLSVSYIDHNTLQYGGFENADDHKFLQTLAAKYGIYFSRPGNGICHQVHLERFGVPGQTLLGSDSHTPTCGGVGMMAMGAGGLDVAVAMGGGAFNLNYPKVVLVNLKGKLKPWVSGKDVILELLRRLSVKGGVGKVIEYGGEGIKSLSVPERATITNMGAELGATTSIFPSDEVTLEFLKAQDREKDWVELTADTDAAYDEVVEIDPKKLEPMIAKPH
- a CDS encoding TldD/PmbA family protein, with product MGRDILKETGAERAVDILKEKLSGRVDAYEIYVSVGSGLVAEARDGAIDSLKVRSSAGVGLRTIAGGRPGFGFSSVLTGDALSAMVDDAAAGSRAASEDKFLCLPGPQPAETPCGLLDPAIETISEEEKFKTAILIEESARGFDKRIQRVRKASYSESISSARTVNSSGVDVSHTATFFSGSVMAVAGSNGDSQMGFEIGMGHGKEDVEASLVGREAARRAVELLGAGKAETGKAPVVLENTVVMDLLGALLGSFLADNVIKGKSMLAGKLDKIVASPLLNLWDDGLLPGGWSSSAFDCEGVPRQKTPLLSQGVCRAFLYDTYWAARKGDISTGNARRSGFKGMPTIGTSNVYIEKGEGGELTELFKKMDKGFFITEFMGVHTIDPVSGDFSLGAAGFKVEGGVRTNPVRGMAVAGNLMELLKKVEAVGSDLRFIGSVGAPSILVGELDISGS